A single region of the Podospora pseudopauciseta strain CBS 411.78 chromosome 1, whole genome shotgun sequence genome encodes:
- a CDS encoding hypothetical protein (COG:G; CAZy:GH37; EggNog:ENOG503NTZ8) — protein MVPPVHRGLVAGAALAIWATAVVATPQALWVNGSVVAPCDSPLYCQGDVLKAIQLAHPFSDSKTFVDMPTTKPLDEVLEAFKQLSLPLSNNTELQNFFRENFAPAGGELEEVPKEELETDPVFLERVADPVVREFVSKVIDIWPDLTRRYAGGSNNCTGCANSFIPINRTFVVAGGRFREPYYWDSYWILEGLLRTGGSFVDISKNIILNFLDLVDTVGFVPNGARAYYLNRSQPPVLSLMVKVYIEHTNDTSILERAVPLLIKEHEFWATNRTVEVEKNGKKYTLNRYFVNNNQPRPESYREDYITANNESYYAETGIIYPVKTPLNETEKEKVYANLASGAESGWDYSSRWLRTPLDAAEDKYFPLRSLNVLETIPVELNSILYQNEEIISCFLKQQGNETEAEKWAAKAKTRSQAMYDVMWNSTLWSYFDYNLTSASQNTFIPVDEDVRARETGPAPPGQQVSFQIGQLFPFWTGAAPNHLKNNPLAVQRAYARVAAMLEEKAGGIPSTNYFTGQQWDEPNVWPPLMHVLMEGLLKTPPTFGEDDSSYQAVQDLSLKLAQRYIDSTFCTWYATGGSTFETPKLQGLAPEAKGTMFEKYSDNATNVAGGGGEYEVVEGFGWTNGVAIWAADTFGDKLKRPDCGDIEAANVHARRGGGLLPPGFTKPDKRADKKEDQLEKRGRFAVELDSWDAQWVKKFGGSKGRRK, from the exons ATGGTACCGCCGGTGCATCGCGGCCTCGTGGCAGGCGCTGCACTCGCGATCTGGGCAACCGCAGTCGTCGCCACCCCTCAGGCTCTTTGGGTAAACGGCTCGGTGGTCGCGCCTTGTGACTCGCCCTTGTACTGCCAGGGTGATGTTCTCAAGGCCATCCAGCTTGCCCATCCCTTTTCCGACTCCAAGACATTCGTCGACAT GCCCACTACCAAGCCTTTGGATGAAGTTCTGGAGGCCTTCAAGCAACTCTCTCTGCCCCTCAGTAACAATACTGAGCTGCAGAACTTCTTCCGCGAGAACTTTGCCCCCGCGGGTGGTGAGTTGGAAGAGGTTCCAAAGGAAGAACTCGAGACCGACCCTGTCTTCTTGGAGAGAGTCGCGGACCCAGTCGTCAGGGAGTTCGTGAGCAAGGTTATTGACATTTGGCCCGACCTCACAAGACGATATGCGGGTGGTTCCAACAACTGCACAGGATGCGCCAATTCTttcatccccatcaaccgCACCTTTGTGGTTGCCGGTGGCCGGTTCCGTGAGCCGTACTACTGGGATTCCTACTGGATTCTGGAAGGTCTCCTGCGCACCGGTGGTTCCTTTGTGGACATCTCCAAGAACATCATCCTCAATTTCCTCGACCTGGTGGACACTGTCGGCTTCGTTCCCAACGGTGCCAGGGCTTACTATCTGAACCGCAGTCAGCCACCTGTGCTCTCATTGATGGTCAAGGTGTACATCGAGCACACCAATGATACAAGCATTCTGGAGCGTGCAGTGCCACTTTTGATCAAGGAGCACGAGTTCTGGGCCACTAACCGGACagttgaggttgagaagaatGGCAAGAAGTACACTCTCAACAG ATACTTCGTCAATAACAACCAGCCCCGTCCCGAGTCCTACCGTGAGGACTACATTACAGCCAACAACGAGAGCTACTATGCCGAGACAGGTATAATATATCCTGTTAAAACGCCCCTCAACGAGaccgagaaagaaaaggtctACGCCAACCTTGCAAGCGGTGCGGAATCTGGCTGGGACTACAGCTCTCGTTGGCTTCGCACGCCTCTCGACGCAGCCGAGGACAAGTACTTCCCTCTCCGTTCTCTCAACGTGCTTGAGACTATTCCCGTCGAGTTGAACTCGATTCTCTACCAGAACGAGGAGATCATCTCTTGCTTCCTCAAGCAGCAGGGCAACGAGACCGAAGCTGAGAAGTGGGCTGCCAAGGCGAAGACTAGAAGCCAGGCCATGTACGACGTCATGTGGAACTCAACCCTGTGGTCGTACTTTGACTACAATCTCACATCTGCCTCGCAAAACACCTTCATTCCCGTCGATGAGGATGTCAGAGCTAGGGAGACTGGCCCGGCACCTCCTGGACAGCAGGTTTCGTTCCAGATTGGCCAACTGTTCCCGTTCTGGACAGGCGCGgcccccaaccacctcaagAACAACCCCTTGGCGGTTCAAAGGGCCTATGCGAGAGTTGCGGCGATgctcgaggagaaggccggcGGGATCCCTTCCACAAACTATTTTACTGGACAGCAGTGGGACGAACCTAATGTCTGGCCTCCCTTGATGCACGTCTTGATGGAGGGCCTCCTCAAGACACCACCTAcctttggcgaggatgatTCCTCATACCAGGCCGTTCAGGACCTGAGCTTGAAGCTCGCGCAACGCTACATCGACTCCACTTTCTGCACCTGGTATGCCACCGGTGGCTCAACCTTCGAGACGCCCAAGCTTCAAGGCCTAGCCCCAGAGGCGAAGGGAACCATGTTTGAGAAGTACAGCGACAACGCCACGAATGTggctggtgggggaggcgAATATGAGGTTGTCGAAGGGTTCGGCTGGACCAACGGCGTAGCTATCTGGGCAGCTGATACTTTTGGCGACAAGCTCAAGAGGCCAGACTGCGGCGATATCGAGGCAGCTAACGTCCATGCTAGGAGAGGCGGCGGTCTTCTGCCTCCAGGATTCACCAAGCCTGACAAGAGAGccgacaagaaggaggatcAGCTCGAGAAGAGAGGCAGGTTCGCCGTCGAACTTGACTCGTGGGATGCCCAGTGGGTGAAGAAGTTTGGAGGCAGCAAGGGCCGGAGAAAGTAG
- a CDS encoding hypothetical protein (EggNog:ENOG503P61T; COG:S), protein MAPGSRSSSRLSQPLPMIIEDVVHSTTPPPGVPPKSPRRPPVSRSNSQGSSVHGSHRSRTPPPFGTVSGGVDRPASGTAKMEVAQREVVGGGGRDQGPVARKGWYRKMFGVLLVVGVIVGLSVGLTIGLRKRNQTSQSDSPSPTNLFPSGSYTFTTALLTNTSTACLTFPSLATAWQCYTSPEQQPQPRLLSTAIFHWTITPSPRSGYTISSTPSHTTGPQFQNLTLTHLDINQYNERFVFSLIYPKPVTLSIPTNGTEGRGEERIQCWFNTTVLSAAIYTRQRASWPEDLGGVILTEITGRAGKEGEERVWPFLVEVGEVQRGGEDGEGGVVPDCYRDGRGVDLRGLFGGNDNGTAGGIDGAEGECGCWYKNFELDGLRGNGTVVERLRRGR, encoded by the exons ATGGCGCCCGGGAGTCGGTCCTCGTCGCGGCTATCGCAGCCGTTGCCGATGATTATCGAGGATGTGGTGCACTCTACCACGCCGCCTCCGGGGGTGCCGCCCAAGTCGCCGCGACGACCACCGGTCTCGAGGTCGAATTCGCAGGGGAGCAGTGTGCACGGTAGTCATCGGTCGAGGACGCCGCCGCCTTTTGGGACAGTTTCGGGAGGGGTGGATAGGCCGGCGTCGGGGACGGCAAAGATGGAGGTTGCGCagcgggaggtggtgggagggggggggagggatcaGGGACCggtggcgaggaaggggtggtATAGGAAGATGTTTGGGGTTTTGCTGGTCGTAGGGGTGATAGTCGGGTTATCGGTTGGTTTGACCATCGGGTTGCGAAAACG AAACCAAACCTCCCAGTCcgactccccctccccaacgaACCTCTTCCCCTCGGGGTCTTACACCTTCACTACTGCTCTTCTAACTAATACCTCCACCGCTTGCCTCACCTTTCCGTCTCTGGCCACCGCCTGGCAGTGCTACACCTCCCCAGAACAACAACCGCAACCACGGTTATTATCAACAGCGATATTCCACTGGACgataaccccctccccgagaTCAGGCTataccatctcctccaccccatcccacaCCACCGGTCCGCAATTCCAAAACCTGACACTGACACACCTCGATATTAACCAATACAACGAACGTTTTGTCTTTTCACTTATCTACCCCAAGCCAGTCACTTTGTCGATTCCTACCAATGGAAcagaagggagaggagaggagaggataCAATGCTGGTTTAACACTACTGTTTTGTCAGCGGCGATATACACCCGGCAGAGGGCGTCTTGGCcggaggatttggggggggttatTCTGACGGAGATTAcggggagggcggggaaggaaggggaggagagggtttggccttttttggtggaggttggggaagtGCAacgaggtggtgaggatggggaagggggtgtggtgCCGGATTGTTAtagggatgggaggggggttgatttGAGGGGGTTATTTGGGGGGAATGATAATGGGACTGCTGGGGGGATTgatggggcggagggggagtgtGGGTGTTGGTATAAGAATTTTGAGTTGGATGGGTTACGGGGAAatgggacggtggtggagaggttgaggagagggaggtga